A single window of Colletes latitarsis isolate SP2378_abdomen chromosome 11, iyColLati1, whole genome shotgun sequence DNA harbors:
- the LOC143348227 gene encoding uncharacterized protein LOC143348227, giving the protein MAHGADVREHINNFIEVVDKLRNMDIEIHKDLQSAMLLSSLSDTYENFRRAIELRDELPDLETLKIKILEESETRKQRHNDEPGATAANQNEQGKGTRPSASSVQEMFYVSHVEMEQACAIAMDSEHNNWCLDSGCTKHLCKDKGKFVALYPSKHKKLNLASHMSANVETKGNVQIQTNLDNNIKNIEFQDALYVSDLRVNLASIAQITERNNVEIFTKANRVGNLYYI; this is encoded by the exons ATGGCACATGGTGCAGATGTGCGTGAACACATAAATAACTTTATCGAAGTGGTAGATAAGCTTAGAAATATGGATATAGAGATTCACAAAGACTTGCAGAGTGCAATGCTGCTGAGTAGTCTATCCGATACATATGAAAACTTCAGACGTGCGATTGAATTACGGGACGAGCTTCCAGATCTGGAGACATTAaagataaagattttagaggaatcTGAAACCAGGAAACAAAGACACAATGACGAACCTGGTGCAACGGCAGCTAATCAGAACGAACAAGGAAAGGGAACAAG ACCAAGCGCAAGTTCGGTACAAGAGATGTTTTATGTAAGCCACGTAGAGATGGAACAAGCATGTGCAATTGCGATGGATTCAGAACACAATAATTGGTGCTTGGATAGTGGTTGTACCAAACATTTATGCAAAGATAAAGGAAAATTTGTTGCGTTGTACCCatcaaaacataaaaaattgaatttagctAGTCACATGTCAGCAAATGTTGAAACCAAAGGAAATGTACAAATTCAAACAAATCtagataataatattaaaaatatagaatttcaGGATGCTTTATATGTGTCTGATTTAAGAGTAAATTTAGCATCGATAGCACAGATTACAGAAAGGAATAATGTAGAAATCTTTACCAAAGCAAATAGAGTTGGCAATTTATATTACATATAA
- the LOC143348226 gene encoding uncharacterized protein LOC143348226, which translates to MIINPMNVINLLLATFQTMYLMDTPVTRKEVQLKEIIQKMLLDSMFEFNEIEVSKEWSLDFLDQFKECEVEAVDEDDADENWSGETYIGVCSQRDEDVDVDYKRNAVAWTHQIEARGTRKEWLAQISEFVITNSKRAIDFGYILHDRDIRRWALQAYKEQGNDYTTFKASKTWLYNFKKAHRIMSRKVTKFVTRKPIEDDVVLKDKATDFVNEVKPLITRYGHENLYNSDQSGFQLEIHSGRTLAVKNQKKVDCVIQSVPSTSHSYTIQPTITADRRLLSPLFMVLQEANGQFGPIVQKTLFKPTNVYVIASKSGKLTSAHFKIWLEELFFTNTKTTSVLLLDSWSGHCEQDVCNAKSTGKEIINKTIPKGTTGRIQPLDVYGFRVWKNYVQRFSDDVLLHDYDVNLHLRNNVIKLQSLVHNQLSSPRYKNLFQYAWYKSGYTEEKSDFVNPVDFIFEQNTQMKCALCDETPIIRCSWCKKAFCLKHFFHEYHFCDKFEY; encoded by the exons atgattatcaaTCCGATGAATGTGATTAATTTGCTATTAGCAACATTTCAAACAATGTATTTAATGGATACTCCTGTAACAAGAAAGGAAGTACAGCTCAAGGAAATCATTCAAAAAATGTTGCTCGATAGCATGtttgaatttaatgaaattgaaGTTTCTAAAGAATGGTCATTGGACTTTTTGGATCAATTTAAAGAATGTGAGGTTGAGGCTGTTGATGAAGATGATGCAGACGAAAATTGGTCTGGGGAGACATATATTGGAGTTTGTTCGCAGCGTGACGAAGACGTTGATGTTGATTATAAACGGAATGCAGTTGC ATGGACTCATCAAATTGAAGCAAGAGGAACTAGAAAAGAATGGTTGGCTCAAATTTCCGAGTTCGTGATAACAAATTCGAAAAGAGCTATTGATTTCGGTTATATTTTGCATGATAGAGATATTCGACGATGGGCTTTACAAGCATATAAGGAACAAGGTAACGATTATACGACATTTAAAGCTTCCAAAACATGGctgtataattttaaaaaagctCATCGTATTATGTCTCGAAAAGTAACAAAATTTGTAACACGAAAGCCAATAGAAGACGATGTAGTATTGAAAGATAAAGCTACGGATTTTGTCAATGAAGTAAAACCTTTGATCACGAGATACGGGCATGAAAATTTGTACAATTCAGACCAGAGTGGATTTCAATTAGAAATACATTCTGGGCGAACCCTAGCGGTGAAAAACCAAAAGAAAGTAGATTGTGTTATACAATCTGTACCTTCAACATCGCACAGTTACACAATACAACCAACAATAACTGCTGATAGAAGATTGCTGTCACCCCTTTTTATGGTTTTGCAAGAAGCAAATGGACAATTTGGACCAATAGTTCAGAAAACATTATTTAAACCGACTAACGTATACGTGATTGCATCAAAATCTGGAAAACTCACTTCTG CACATTTTAAAATCTGGTTGGAAGAGCTCTTTTTCACCAATACTAAAACAACGTCTGTGTTGCTATTAGACTCCTGGAGTGGACACTGTGAGCAAGATGTATGTAATGCGAAATCAACGGgtaaagaaattataaataagaCGATACCAAAGGGTACCACTGGACGAATCCAACCTCTAGATGTTTATGGATTTAGggtgtggaaaaattatgttcaacGTTTTTCCGATGATGTACTGTTACATGATTACGACGTTAATCTTCATTTAAGAAATAATGTAATTAAATTACAGTCACTTGTACACAATCAACTGTCTTCACCTAGGTATAAAAATCTATTCCAGTATGCTTGGTACAAAAGTGGGTATACAGAAGAAAAATCAGATTTTGTGAATCCTGTAGACTTTATTTTCGAGCAGAACACACAAATGAAATGTGCACTCTGTGATGAAACACCGATAATTAGATGTTCTTGGTGTAAAAAAgcattttgtttaaaacatttttttcatGAATATCACTTCTGCGACAAATTTGAATATTAA